The window TAGAAGAAAATACCAATGTGCTGGCAGATTTACAATAAAATATTAAAATATTTATATTTGGACACGCATTATTTTTTTATTTTATCATAGAATGGAAAGGTACACTATTTTTGAGGTGTTAATTACTTCATTATCATAGGGGGTGCCTTGCTTGATAGATATACTATTTTCAACTATCTTTGATGTATTAAGCAATTTTTTTGTAATGATTGGCTACGTATCAAATGTGAATTCCTTCCCCCAGCCATTAAAACCGGAGGAGGAACAATACTATGTTGAGGCATACAAAAATGGTAGTGAGGATGCAAGAAATATTCTTATAGAAAGAAACTTGAGACTTGTTGCACACATTGTAAAAAAATACGGTTCGTGCGGCAGCGACAGTGATGATCTTATATCAATAGGTACTATTGGCCTAATTAAGGCAATATCTACATTCAACATGGATAAAGGAACCCGTCTTGCTACATATGCTGCCAGGTGCATAGAAAATGCTATTCTCACACAACGGAAACATTTTATATATGTTAAATATAGTACTCTGTCTTATCAGGGTCTTTCATATTAAATTCGGAGAATACCCTGTCACGGATTTTCAGAAAATCATGACTGGTTCTGTCACGTTTTCTCGCCAACGGAACACTGACAATTGACTTAATTTTGCCGGGATTAGGCGTCATAATAACAATCCTGTCAGCAAGAAATACAGCTTCTTCAATATCATGAGTAACAAAAATAATGGTCTTTTTTTGCTGTTCCCAGATATTTGAGATTTCATCCTGCATTTTAAGTCTTGTTAATGCATCCAAAGCACCGAAAGGCTCATCCATAAAAATAATTTCAGGGTCAACAGCCAGAGCACGGGCTATTGCAACACGCTGCTGCATACCGCCTGATAACTGGGAGGGGTGACTTTTGCTGAATTTCGAGAGTCCTACCAAATCAATGTATTTACTGGCGATATCATGTCTGTCTTTTTTTGATAGCTTTTTACTTTCCAAACCCAATTCTACATTTTTTTGCACCGACCTCCAAGGCAGAAGACCATAGTTCTGAAAAATGGTTACATTGCTGATGCAAGGCTCCAAGACCTGTTTGCCGTCTATTTCAATACTTCCGCTGTTAACCTTTTCAAAGCCTGCAACGGAGTTCAGAAGTGTAGTCTTACCGCAACCGCTTGGGCCAAGGAGGCATATAAACTCTCCTTTTTCAATTTGCAAGGATACGTGGTCCAAGGCTTTAAAAGTTGAATTATTTTGAAAATATTCCTTTGAAACATCCTTAATATCAATGAACATTGTTACCTCCAATAATTCCCCATCTTTTCAAGAGCTGCTTCTCTGCAAAACCTATAAAACTGTCCAAAACAAGTCCTATAAGCCCGATGGATAATATTCCTGCAAGTAATAAATCTGCCCTTAGATTGTTTCTTGCATCAATAATCATAAAACCTAATCCTGTCTGAGCTCCTACCATTTCACCTGCCACCAGAAACACCCAGGCTGTACCTAAAGCTATATGTAGACCGGATGCAATAACGGGAAAAGCGGAAGGGAGAATTATTTTAGTCAATAAATGAGGTTGGCCGATGCCAAAATTCTTTGCAACCTTAATATAGGTTTGGTCAACCTTTCCTACAGCATTTACAGTGGTTAAAAGTACGGGGAAAAATGCTGCAATGAAAATAATAATAATGGCAGGAAGGTCACCTATTCCAAAAAGAAGTACAATAAAAGGAAACCATGCTATGGGTGAAATAGGTCTTACCAATTGGACAACTGGATTAACAAAGCTCCACGCATTTCTGAACCAACCCAGAACAAGACCCAGTGTAATTCCTGCAAAGGCAGCCAGAAGATAGCCTATAAAAAATCTGTACATACTGGCCTTTACACCCGTAAAAAGAGTTCCTTCCGAAATAAGCTCTCCAAATCCCCTTCCAACATCAACAGGAGAGGGCAGCAGAGCTTGATTCCAGTGCCCCAAAGACACGGCTCCCTGCCATAAAAGCAATAATATTGTGAATGATACTAAAATATGAATCAGTTTCTTCATGAATTATTCTCCATTTTTATTTTTCTAAAAGGCTGGAATCTACAAAATCGTCATATGCCGGAGGATTTGAGGATATCCCGAATTCTTTGATCTTGGAAGTAAGGCTGTCATATGCTTCTCTGGTAATTTTAAGGTCGTTGTATGAAATCCATTTCATTGACAAATCCAGAACCTTGTCGTCAAGCTTTAGATACTTCTTGGCAATAGTATTTGCCTCATCCTTGTGAGAACCGATGTATTCACCTGCTTCACTATAACCTGATACCACATTTTTTGCTAAAGCTTTGTTGCTGCTGATAAACTTGTCGGATAAAACCAAAGAGCAGCATATTGAATCCTTCCACAGTTCATTGGATTCAAAAAGTACTTTTCCTGTGTTCAGAGCCACGGACTTTGCACCAAAGGGCTCTGCAACACTATATCCCGCTATTTGGCCTTGAGCGAGAGCCGCAGGCATTTCCGGAGGAGGAAGTTCAACAATATTTACATCCTTGTAAGATAGTCCGGCATTTTTAAGCATTTGTCCCAAAAGGATATTATGAGAAGATTGTCTATGGGGAATGGCAAATTTCTTTCCTTTTAAATCCGTCACATTATTAATATTTTTGGATACAACTACAACGTTACCGTCCTTATGTCCCAGTGCTACCGCTTTAACGCCAACACCCTGCTCTTTTGCTTTCATGGCAAGCTCTATAAGCACCGAAGCCCCGTCAACATGCCCTGTGTTCAGGGCGTCCATCAATTCAGGCCATGAACCGTACTTGACCAGATCAATTTTATATTTTTGCCCGGCTTTATCCGTTAATTCATTTTCTACAAACACAGGAAGTGCGTGAGTAATAGGAAGGTAGGCGATTTTAACGGCTTTTACATCTGCTGCAGATTTTCCACAGGCTGCAGTACCTGCAATTAGTCCAAAAACTAAAGCTGCTGCAATAAACTTTTTAAATTTCATAGTTATTCCTCCATATAATCATTTTAATCCCATCCCAGAGCTTTTCTCTGCTGCTTGAGGTTATTGACAATCTCATGTGCCAATTCTGTGTGATTAACATTGACAATCATTTTTGAACCCAAAATGTCTTTGGTTCCATTACTCATAAATTCTGTAACATTATCTGAGCCTTGAGTGGGTGCATATACACAATGGTAAGAATCAATCCCCAGCAATCTGAAACTAAGAGCCGCACAGATTCCTTTTTCGTTAGACCATTCGGGACTGGCAAAAGCATAGGGCATATCTTTGATGTAAATATCCGAAGTCTCAGCTACAGCCTTAAAAAGTGCGGATGCTCTTGCATTATCCAAACATTCTCCCATATGCCATACGGGGGGAAGCTCCTTTAAAAATCCTTTCAAGCTGTCCCCTGTGCGCTCCAATGCCGAAGCAGAGCAGTACCCGAGTTTCATAAGAGGAAAGGAAGCACACCCGTTAGTCAGAACCAGAACATTATTCTCCAGAAGAATGTCCGTAAGCTCAACAATAGCTTTTTCATATACAATACGTGGATTATTGCAGCCAACAAGATTAACAATACCGAGAATTTCTCCTCTTTTCAGCGCTTCTGCAATAGGCTTTACGCTTCCGAAATGTTTATTGATATATTCAACGGAAAAACCTACTTCTGCTTCAATTTCATACGGCGGAATATAAACAGGAACCTCTCTTCTCTGGGTAAAGCTTTCAATAGCTCTGTTCAGAATCTTTGCTGCAAGTTCAGCAGTCTGATTCATATTAGAGTGGTGATGGTCAAAACCGTAATGCTCTGCGCCGGGCAATCTTGCAGAGTCATTTGTGGTAACAACAGTTGTTTTAAAACATCGTGCAACCTCCATGATGGAAGGAAAAACATCCTGAACATCAGCTACCCATAAATCCAAGGCCCCTGTTCCCAGAACAAGTTCAGCCCCGATAGCATTAGAAAGGGGAATAACCCCTCCATACCTGTACATTGCAGAAAGTCCTGAACAGCAAATGCCGTAAAACTTGATTCCCAAAGCACCGTTTTGTTTTGCAAGCTCTTGAAACTCATCTGAATTACCAAGCTTTACAATTTCACTTACCAAAATCGGAGAGTGACCATGAATTGCAATATTAACATAGCCTTTTTCCAAAGCACCTATATTAACTTTTGAAGTACTTCTTACAGGCAGTCCGAACAGGCTGTCCATAGCAATGGAGGAGCCCAGAACACAGGACCATGCAAAGGCTATACCTGTACGCAGCATTTGTTTCATTATATTATTCCAATCACTGTCATTACCCGTACCTGTTCTGTTAAGACTCTCAAAGACTTCGTGGTAAGGACTGATAGGAAGAATATCAAGTTCACTCCATACTTTAATTCGTTCCTTTGCAGCAAATGCATTGAGAGTACGGTGTGGGCCCGGAAGAGTTCTGGACAAATCCTCCAGAAGAATATCCGCAATTAGTCCGGCAAGTTCCTTAATGCTTTTATTTTCAGTGTCAATACCGAATGCTTTGGCGGTGGCTAATACTTTACTTTCTCCCTCAATAGAAATATTGATTAAACCTTCAGAGGCGTACTTCAAAGCCAGCATACTTTCACGGCCTCTTCCGCCGTGTTCTGCGGCGCCTGCAGCTACACTTCTTAGAAGATTTCTTGCTACAATTACATCAGCATCAGCTCCACAGACCCCTTTGGGACTCTTTTTGGTGATTTTACACGGCCCCATGTTGCATATTTTGCAGCAAACTCCTGCAAGGCCAAAGCTACACTGGGGCTTTTGAGCATCAAACCTGTCAAAAACAGTCTCACACCCTTTTTCCTCCATATATAAAAGCATAGCTTTTACAGCAGGGTCTGGTGTTTGTTCAAGAACGTCCTTTTTAGAAGCAAAACTCTTTCGGTATTCAGCTACGGCAGTTGCATAATCGTTGCAGCCGGAATCATTATGATGATGATTTTCTGAATGATCAAATTTTGCATGATGATATCTAAAATCCATTATATGCTCTCTCCTTAATAATCCATAGAAATCCGGTAAAAATAGTATGAATTGATTATAATAAGTGAATAATAAAAAGTCAATGATATTTTTATATAATTCATATATAATTACTATGTAATTAAAAGAATTCTCTTAAACACATTTGTACGAGTAGTACTGTCATATAGTTAAACAGCAACTAAATCATGGAGTTCTCAGAATGGGGAAGCATAAAAATGAATATGAAATTATTATTTTTACTCCTGAGAAGAATGAACAAGAAATGTATCTGAAAAATGAAATAGGGAGAGCATATGGTGAATTTATAATTAAACATCTGATTAATTCAGAAATTCCTGATAAACAAATTTCTAGTATCTTTAGAAAAATAATAAAAGAAATCAGGTGATTTATTTATGAGGGCTGCAATCTATTCCAGAAAAAGCAGGTTTACAGGGAGAGGAGAGAGTATAGAAAATCAGATTCAAATGTGTAAAGAGTATGCCATAAACAATATTGGATTAACAGAAAATGATTTTGTAATTTTTGAAGACGAAGGATTTTCGGGAGGAAATACAAACAGACCGGAGTTCAGGCAAATGATGCGGGAAGCACGAAGCAAAAAAATCGACATAGTAATTTGCTACAGGTTGGATCGTATAAGCAGAAACGTATCTGATTTTTCTCAGCTCATAAATGAACTTGAAAAATATAAAGTGAGCTTTATTTCTGTTAAGGAACAGTTTGATACAACAAAACCAATGGGTAGGGCTATGATGTATATAGCATCGGTTTTTTCTCAGTTGGAAAGAGAGACTATTGCGGAAAGAATAAGAGACAATATGCTGCAGCTTGCAAAAACAGGAAGATGGTTGGGTGGTGTTACCCCCACCGGTTATAAATCCGAAATGCTCAATAAAAAGGATTCGTCTTTGAAACAAACAAGAATTTTCAGGCTTAAAGTCATTCCTGAAGAAGCCGAACTTGTAAAAGAAATTTATGATAAATTTATTATTTTCAAATCACTGACCAAGGTAGAAAAAAGTCTTCTTGAAAACAGACTTACAACAAAAAACGGTGTGGATTTTTCAAGGTTCTCTCTGAGATTTTTACTTACAAATCCTGTATATGCAATTGCTGATGGGGCTCTGTACCGCTATTTATCAGAGCAGGGGTATGAAATATATTCTGACATAAAGGAATTCAACGGTGTTAACGGGCTTATGGCCTACAACAAAACAAGGCAGGGCAAAAACACATCCGGTGACAAGTACAGAGAGCCGAAGGAGTGGATAATAGCCGTAGGAATGCACCCGGGAATCATACCTTCAGGTAAATGGATAGAAGTTCAGGAAGTGTTGCAGCGTAACA of the Ruminiclostridium papyrosolvens DSM 2782 genome contains:
- a CDS encoding ABC transporter ATP-binding protein, producing the protein MFIDIKDVSKEYFQNNSTFKALDHVSLQIEKGEFICLLGPSGCGKTTLLNSVAGFEKVNSGSIEIDGKQVLEPCISNVTIFQNYGLLPWRSVQKNVELGLESKKLSKKDRHDIASKYIDLVGLSKFSKSHPSQLSGGMQQRVAIARALAVDPEIIFMDEPFGALDALTRLKMQDEISNIWEQQKKTIIFVTHDIEEAVFLADRIVIMTPNPGKIKSIVSVPLARKRDRTSHDFLKIRDRVFSEFNMKDPDKTEYYI
- a CDS encoding recombinase family protein; amino-acid sequence: MRAAIYSRKSRFTGRGESIENQIQMCKEYAINNIGLTENDFVIFEDEGFSGGNTNRPEFRQMMREARSKKIDIVICYRLDRISRNVSDFSQLINELEKYKVSFISVKEQFDTTKPMGRAMMYIASVFSQLERETIAERIRDNMLQLAKTGRWLGGVTPTGYKSEMLNKKDSSLKQTRIFRLKVIPEEAELVKEIYDKFIIFKSLTKVEKSLLENRLTTKNGVDFSRFSLRFLLTNPVYAIADGALYRYLSEQGYEIYSDIKEFNGVNGLMAYNKTRQGKNTSGDKYREPKEWIIAVGMHPGIIPSGKWIEVQEVLQRNKSKAYRNVKSTNALLSGILKCENCGSFMRPKIMTRLDSEGEKVYYYICELKEKSNKTRCDAPNINGNILDSLILERLISIINDYPPAVNPGLLLTLNYNTQAAKNPEIKLIRGKLASAETEMKNLIKLAAKQADEKVQSLILKRMENIAKNINIYTNKIKQLDGVQEQTDLEEHNEEKIIQMLSDPGYCIMNLIDIKQKRELLKSAIEFIAWDGRQVKVWLNYGRMLPECKDCK
- a CDS encoding ABC transporter permease, whose protein sequence is MKKLIHILVSFTILLLLWQGAVSLGHWNQALLPSPVDVGRGFGELISEGTLFTGVKASMYRFFIGYLLAAFAGITLGLVLGWFRNAWSFVNPVVQLVRPISPIAWFPFIVLLFGIGDLPAIIIIFIAAFFPVLLTTVNAVGKVDQTYIKVAKNFGIGQPHLLTKIILPSAFPVIASGLHIALGTAWVFLVAGEMVGAQTGLGFMIIDARNNLRADLLLAGILSIGLIGLVLDSFIGFAEKQLLKRWGIIGGNNVH
- the cooS gene encoding anaerobic carbon-monoxide dehydrogenase catalytic subunit → MDFRYHHAKFDHSENHHHNDSGCNDYATAVAEYRKSFASKKDVLEQTPDPAVKAMLLYMEEKGCETVFDRFDAQKPQCSFGLAGVCCKICNMGPCKITKKSPKGVCGADADVIVARNLLRSVAAGAAEHGGRGRESMLALKYASEGLINISIEGESKVLATAKAFGIDTENKSIKELAGLIADILLEDLSRTLPGPHRTLNAFAAKERIKVWSELDILPISPYHEVFESLNRTGTGNDSDWNNIMKQMLRTGIAFAWSCVLGSSIAMDSLFGLPVRSTSKVNIGALEKGYVNIAIHGHSPILVSEIVKLGNSDEFQELAKQNGALGIKFYGICCSGLSAMYRYGGVIPLSNAIGAELVLGTGALDLWVADVQDVFPSIMEVARCFKTTVVTTNDSARLPGAEHYGFDHHHSNMNQTAELAAKILNRAIESFTQRREVPVYIPPYEIEAEVGFSVEYINKHFGSVKPIAEALKRGEILGIVNLVGCNNPRIVYEKAIVELTDILLENNVLVLTNGCASFPLMKLGYCSASALERTGDSLKGFLKELPPVWHMGECLDNARASALFKAVAETSDIYIKDMPYAFASPEWSNEKGICAALSFRLLGIDSYHCVYAPTQGSDNVTEFMSNGTKDILGSKMIVNVNHTELAHEIVNNLKQQRKALGWD
- a CDS encoding sigma-70 family RNA polymerase sigma factor yields the protein MPCLIDILFSTIFDVLSNFFVMIGYVSNVNSFPQPLKPEEEQYYVEAYKNGSEDARNILIERNLRLVAHIVKKYGSCGSDSDDLISIGTIGLIKAISTFNMDKGTRLATYAARCIENAILTQRKHFIYVKYSTLSYQGLSY
- a CDS encoding ABC transporter substrate-binding protein — encoded protein: MKFKKFIAAALVFGLIAGTAACGKSAADVKAVKIAYLPITHALPVFVENELTDKAGQKYKIDLVKYGSWPELMDALNTGHVDGASVLIELAMKAKEQGVGVKAVALGHKDGNVVVVSKNINNVTDLKGKKFAIPHRQSSHNILLGQMLKNAGLSYKDVNIVELPPPEMPAALAQGQIAGYSVAEPFGAKSVALNTGKVLFESNELWKDSICCSLVLSDKFISSNKALAKNVVSGYSEAGEYIGSHKDEANTIAKKYLKLDDKVLDLSMKWISYNDLKITREAYDSLTSKIKEFGISSNPPAYDDFVDSSLLEK